Within Candidatus Eisenbacteria bacterium, the genomic segment GCAAGGAGATCAAACGGATCCTGCGGGAGGCGACCGGCGAGGAGATCTGCCATCTCGCCCGCGTGCGGAGAGAGGACGAGGAGGCGCTGCGGATATGCAGGCAGAGGGTGGAGTCCTCCGGTCTCACGATGCGGGTCACCGACGCGGAGCACCAGTTCGACGGCAACAGGGTCACCTTCTATTTCACCGCCGACGGACGCGTCGACTTCCGGGCGCTCGTGCGTGACCTGGCGAAGACCTTCCGGACTCGCATCGAGCTTCGCCAGATTCATCCGCGAGAGGCGGTGCGACGCCAGGGAGGCATCGGCCCTTGCGGACAATGCCTCTGCTGCGCCAGCTTCCTCCAGTCGTTCGAGCCGGTGACCCTCAAGATGGCGAAGAAGCAGAACCTCGCCCTCACTCCCGCCAGGATCTCGGGCATGTGCGGCCGCCTCCTCTGCTGCCTGGCCTTCAACAACGCCTGCGAGGCGGAGGCGTGCCCCAGGGGTCGGGCGGAGGAATCGCAGGGGTGATCGACACCCACGCCCACGTCCATCTCCGCGACTTCGATCGTGATCGCGGCGACGTCCTGCGAAGAGCCTGGGAATCGGGCGGCCGGTTTCTTGTCGAGATCAACATATCGGCAAAGGACTGGCCCCTCGTGCGCGATCTCGCCTCGGCGGATCCGCGGATCCACGCGGCGATCGGGATCCACCCGCACGAGGCGGGCCGCGAGGGCACCCCAGACCTCGAGAGCCTGCTCAGGGATCTCGGCCACCCAAGGGTCCGGGCGATCGGCGAGACGGGGCTCGACTACTACCGGGACTACGCGCCGCACGATCGGCAGCGGGATCTCTTCCGTCGCCAGATCGCGGTGGCCAGGGAGACCGGCCTGCCTCTGGTGGTCCACTCGCGACAGGCGCACGAGGATGTCCTCAGGATGATCGAGGAGGAGGGGGGAGGCGAGGTCCGGGGCGTGTTTCACTGCTTCTCGGGCGATGCGGCGGCGGCCGACAGGGCCCGTTCGCTCGGATTCCTCCTCGGGTTCGGGGGCGCCGTCACCTACAATCCGAAGCGCTCCGCGCCCCTCGTCCGTCATGTCGGTCTCGATGGCATCCTCCTCGAGACCGACTGCCCCTATCTGGCGCCTCATCCGAGGCGCAGCGAGCGCAACGAGCCCGCGAACATCCCTCTGATCGCGGCGT encodes:
- a CDS encoding stage 0 sporulation protein, producing KEIKRILREATGEEICHLARVRREDEEALRICRQRVESSGLTMRVTDAEHQFDGNRVTFYFTADGRVDFRALVRDLAKTFRTRIELRQIHPREAVRRQGGIGPCGQCLCCASFLQSFEPVTLKMAKKQNLALTPARISGMCGRLLCCLAFNNACEAEACPRGRAEESQG
- a CDS encoding TatD family deoxyribonuclease, whose translation is MRTMPLLRQLPPVVRAGDPQDGEEAEPRPHSRQDLGHVRPPPLLPGLQQRLRGGGVPQGSGGGIAGVIDTHAHVHLRDFDRDRGDVLRRAWESGGRFLVEINISAKDWPLVRDLASADPRIHAAIGIHPHEAGREGTPDLESLLRDLGHPRVRAIGETGLDYYRDYAPHDRQRDLFRRQIAVARETGLPLVVHSRQAHEDVLRMIEEEGGGEVRGVFHCFSGDAAAADRARSLGFLLGFGGAVTYNPKRSAPLVRHVGLDGILLETDCPYLAPHPRRSERNEPANIPLIAASIAGFLGVEVPEVERATDRNAIDLFRLS